One window from the genome of Elusimicrobiota bacterium encodes:
- a CDS encoding PASTA domain-containing protein, protein MTRGKIFAISFFTSLIVSAGVFILMYLYVVPLIIANQKFSLPNVTGAKLETVKLTLESKGLNFSLNGEENDPLVSAGSVLKQEPLAGTLVKKNDIVKLVVSKGKKMAAVPNVLNMPVEQAAIEITKAGLIPDKMDREISPAVPKGYVISLDPQPGASVDFGTKVNLLVSGGQPKTVKAKPAPKPKPIEIPKEMVPDVVGKYFDEARKILESKGFKLGKLSKSYSDDQDFDIVLSQYPKAGMSANKGSEVKITINSEVQNPNASQAAPVAPAAPVETETVPSAEDE, encoded by the coding sequence ATGACCAGAGGAAAGATTTTTGCCATTTCGTTTTTTACGTCGCTGATAGTTTCAGCAGGAGTTTTTATTTTAATGTACCTTTACGTCGTGCCGTTAATTATTGCTAACCAGAAATTCAGCCTTCCCAACGTAACCGGCGCAAAGCTTGAAACCGTAAAACTGACGCTGGAAAGCAAGGGTTTGAATTTCAGCCTTAATGGCGAAGAAAATGACCCGCTTGTCTCTGCCGGAAGCGTATTAAAGCAGGAACCCCTGGCAGGAACGCTTGTAAAGAAAAACGATATAGTAAAACTTGTGGTAAGCAAGGGCAAAAAAATGGCCGCGGTGCCTAACGTATTAAATATGCCTGTTGAACAGGCAGCCATAGAGATTACCAAAGCCGGCCTTATACCGGATAAAATGGACAGAGAAATTTCGCCGGCAGTTCCTAAGGGTTATGTAATATCGTTGGACCCCCAGCCGGGGGCTTCCGTTGATTTCGGCACAAAAGTTAATTTATTAGTCAGCGGCGGGCAGCCGAAAACAGTAAAAGCAAAACCAGCGCCAAAACCAAAGCCGATAGAAATACCGAAAGAAATGGTTCCGGATGTTGTTGGAAAATATTTTGATGAAGCCCGGAAAATACTTGAAAGCAAGGGGTTTAAATTAGGCAAGCTAAGCAAATCTTACAGCGATGACCAGGATTTTGATATAGTTTTGAGCCAATATCCTAAAGCGGGAATGAGCGCTAATAAGGGGTCTGAGGTAAAAATAACGATTAATTCAGAAGTTCAGAATCCGAATGCTTCCCAGGCGGCGCCGGTTGCGCCTGCAGCTCCGGTTGAAACAGAGACAGTTCCATCGGCAGAGGATGAATAG
- the rlmN gene encoding 23S rRNA (adenine(2503)-C(2))-methyltransferase RlmN, translating into MNKIFILDLDPEQIGKYVLEKLLTKFRAKQILEWLYKKKVDSFAEFSNLPVDFRKHLEENFYLRSFTLKDKKTSKIDASVRYSFKTLDGFEVITVFLPHENRNSICLSTQIGCPIKCSFCASGKVPFKRNLSRGEILEQILQVEKDSGAVIDSILFMGMGEPLLNYDNVVSAIKSLVDPNQFGYGRRKIVLSSAGFVPQIVKLADENIAVRLALSLHAPNDETREKIITGKIPYFVEDILVAGLEYGRKTKSKITVEYVLIDGVNNTQADAAALATLVGRNLTWNDKVQINLIPYNPTGVERYKPPSRENVQAFKDYICDTGLTAIIRESRGTDIGAACGQLII; encoded by the coding sequence ATGAATAAAATATTTATATTAGATCTTGATCCGGAGCAAATTGGAAAATATGTCCTTGAAAAACTTTTAACAAAGTTCCGGGCAAAGCAGATTCTTGAATGGCTATATAAGAAAAAAGTTGATTCATTTGCTGAATTCAGCAACCTGCCCGTTGATTTCCGCAAACATTTGGAGGAAAATTTTTACCTGCGTTCTTTCACTTTAAAAGATAAAAAAACTTCAAAAATTGACGCTTCTGTAAGATACAGTTTTAAAACTTTGGATGGCTTTGAAGTAATTACTGTTTTTCTGCCTCATGAAAACAGAAATTCAATATGTTTGTCCACCCAAATCGGCTGTCCAATAAAATGTTCTTTCTGCGCTTCAGGAAAAGTGCCTTTTAAAAGAAATTTAAGCCGCGGAGAAATCCTGGAGCAGATTTTGCAGGTGGAAAAAGACAGCGGGGCTGTTATTGACAGTATTCTTTTTATGGGTATGGGCGAACCCCTGCTTAATTATGACAATGTAGTCAGCGCGATAAAATCACTGGTTGACCCGAACCAATTTGGCTACGGCAGGCGCAAAATTGTGCTTTCCTCAGCCGGGTTTGTGCCCCAAATTGTGAAATTAGCTGACGAAAACATTGCCGTGCGCCTGGCGCTTTCGCTCCATGCCCCAAACGACGAGACGCGGGAAAAAATCATAACCGGAAAAATTCCTTATTTTGTAGAAGACATACTCGTGGCAGGCCTGGAATACGGCAGGAAAACAAAATCAAAAATTACGGTAGAATATGTTTTGATTGACGGGGTAAATAACACCCAGGCGGATGCGGCCGCCCTGGCAACGCTTGTCGGAAGAAACCTCACCTGGAATGATAAAGTCCAGATAAACCTGATACCCTACAATCCCACCGGAGTGGAAAGATACAAACCGCCTTCAAGAGAAAACGTCCAGGCTTTCAAGGATTATATCTGTGACACCGGTTTGACAGCTATTATCCGCGAATCAAGAGGCACTGATATAGGCGCCGCCTGCGGACAGTTGATTATCTGA
- a CDS encoding prepilin-type N-terminal cleavage/methylation domain-containing protein has product MVKKKNGFTLIELLTVVALLGILSLGLPKMINEIYKFYKINTVTLELQQESRILMDFISKDLRQAKNSTITIDSLSGQPYYSRINFVTIDNSSVTYYQNGRNITRIKNIYTKIMTKNLRYVAFAFPQSYDMALISVSFTLEQNLYDLQSKALHMASEKVRVMN; this is encoded by the coding sequence ATGGTAAAGAAAAAAAATGGTTTTACCCTGATTGAATTATTAACCGTAGTTGCTCTTCTAGGTATTTTATCATTGGGGCTTCCTAAGATGATTAATGAAATATACAAATTCTATAAAATTAATACGGTAACTCTGGAATTACAACAAGAATCAAGAATATTAATGGACTTTATCTCAAAAGATTTAAGACAGGCAAAAAATAGCACAATAACAATTGATTCTTTGTCTGGTCAGCCGTATTATTCGCGTATAAATTTCGTTACTATAGATAACAGCAGTGTTACTTACTATCAAAACGGCAGAAATATTACACGAATTAAAAATATTTATACGAAAATTATGACAAAAAATTTGCGCTATGTGGCGTTCGCTTTCCCTCAATCATATGATATGGCCCTTATATCAGTCTCTTTTACTTTAGAACAAAATCTCTATGATTTACAATCCAAAGCGCTGCATATGGCATCTGAAAAAGTTAGAGTTATGAACTAA